One stretch of bacterium DNA includes these proteins:
- a CDS encoding ATP-binding protein, with product MTVDLFIINKVLVTLIDITAISLGYWVYFSNPKRKLNEVFIGMVFFMMLWVNFAYLARAVGESNPYLVLLFLKIAWFATPLFFILLYILALHLLDENFKYKTVNLVIIYLAIVTSFVVGFTDHIVKSIKFMGVFLIRLVYGDWMFPFLIVITLFIIVTLQVLFKKYYSGSKKDREKISYYLLGILVFYIANSVFNIFFPIVLDITRFYFLGDYSTIILLGLIAYAIVRQNLFGIKIVLTSLLVGFISILLTIDIFLFTESHVLQFFKGVALIVFLYLGRELVKSVLKEEERSKQLEKVSWNLTSANQKLQDLLSMKNDFLHIVSHQLRTPLTAMRGFISMWSEGILNKLPAEKMAEIKTRIVNNSERLNNIVNDMVLAMESEGELKVEFKLIDIKKLIAGNVEMLKPNFEKKNLYLKYNEVTKNIPKIEADEKLLFNVFMNLADNAEKYTDNGGLNIEIGQNGDDIRVSFIDTGVGLNKNDKKILFKKFSRGAKSNYINTNGSGLGLFIAKQIVRMHRGTIKAFSRGEGKGSTFTVILPIKQKE from the coding sequence TTAATTGATATTACTGCGATTTCGCTGGGATATTGGGTTTATTTCAGCAATCCAAAACGAAAGCTAAACGAGGTTTTTATCGGAATGGTTTTTTTTATGATGCTCTGGGTAAATTTTGCTTATCTGGCCAGAGCAGTAGGGGAATCAAATCCATATTTAGTTCTTTTGTTTCTTAAAATAGCTTGGTTTGCCACTCCTTTGTTCTTTATTTTGCTTTATATTCTGGCACTACATCTTTTGGATGAAAATTTTAAATATAAAACCGTTAATTTGGTCATTATATATTTAGCAATAGTTACTTCTTTTGTTGTAGGTTTTACGGATCATATCGTTAAGAGTATAAAGTTCATGGGTGTATTTCTGATCAGATTGGTTTATGGAGATTGGATGTTCCCGTTTCTTATTGTTATTACTTTATTTATAATTGTAACCTTGCAAGTACTTTTTAAAAAATACTACTCCGGTTCAAAAAAAGATAGAGAAAAAATTTCATATTATTTACTGGGCATTCTTGTATTTTACATAGCCAATAGTGTTTTCAATATTTTTTTTCCGATCGTTCTTGATATTACCCGCTTTTATTTTTTAGGAGACTATTCAACGATAATTCTTTTAGGCTTGATCGCTTACGCTATTGTCAGGCAAAATTTATTTGGCATAAAAATTGTTTTAACAAGCCTTCTTGTCGGTTTCATTTCCATTTTGCTCACTATAGATATTTTTCTTTTTACTGAATCTCACGTTCTTCAATTTTTCAAAGGAGTCGCATTGATAGTATTTTTATATCTGGGAAGAGAGCTGGTTAAAAGCGTGTTAAAGGAAGAAGAGCGTTCAAAACAGCTCGAAAAGGTAAGCTGGAACCTCACTTCGGCAAACCAAAAACTCCAGGACCTTTTATCCATGAAAAATGATTTTTTGCATATTGTTTCTCATCAGTTAAGAACTCCTTTAACCGCGATGCGGGGATTTATTTCAATGTGGAGCGAAGGTATTTTAAATAAACTTCCGGCGGAGAAAATGGCGGAAATAAAAACCAGAATCGTTAATAATTCCGAAAGATTGAATAATATAGTCAATGATATGGTGCTCGCGATGGAAAGCGAAGGGGAGCTGAAAGTAGAGTTTAAGCTAATTGATATTAAAAAACTCATAGCGGGCAATGTCGAGATGCTGAAGCCGAATTTTGAAAAAAAGAATTTATACCTGAAATATAACGAAGTCACAAAAAATATTCCAAAAATCGAGGCGGATGAGAAACTTTTGTTCAATGTTTTTATGAATCTAGCGGATAACGCGGAAAAATATACCGATAACGGCGGCTTGAATATTGAGATCGGGCAAAATGGCGATGATATTAGGGTTAGCTTTATTGATACGGGCGTGGGTTTAAATAAGAATGATAAAAAAATACTTTTTAAAAAGTTCTCGCGCGGAGCAAAATCTAATTATATTAACACGAACGGTTCCGGTCTCGGACTTTTTATTGCCAAACAAATTGTCCGCATGCATCGCGGAACAATAAAGGCGTTTTCGCGCGGAGAAGGCAAAGGCTCGACTTTTACGGTTATTCTGCCAATAAAACAAAAGGAATAA